In Planktothrix serta PCC 8927, a single window of DNA contains:
- a CDS encoding RNA-guided endonuclease InsQ/TnpB family protein: MLKAVKVRLYPTPEQELALAKSYGCARWYWNFALNACIQHYQETGKSLKLATYKGMLPQLKKEYPWLKEDCYSSVLQCVAINLDKAYKNFFEGRAKFPRFKFKHHKQSIQYPQSVTVNGEHLKIPKIGEIKAVFHREVTGKIKTVTISKTPTDKYFASILCEVEGTDIKQSGDKIIGIDLGLKDFAIVHDGDIATKYINPKHLYRHQKNLARKQKKLSRKTKGSKSRERFRKIVAKVHEKIANSRQDFLHKLSRKLVDXLLIKLLFKMINICMN; encoded by the coding sequence GTGCTTAAGGCAGTAAAGGTTAGACTATACCCAACACCCGAACAGGAATTGGCATTAGCCAAGTCTTATGGTTGTGCAAGATGGTATTGGAATTTTGCCTTAAATGCCTGTATTCAGCACTATCAAGAAACAGGAAAAAGCTTAAAACTAGCAACCTATAAGGGAATGCTCCCTCAACTCAAGAAAGAATATCCTTGGCTTAAGGAAGATTGTTACTCATCAGTTTTGCAGTGTGTAGCAATCAATTTGGATAAAGCTTATAAAAACTTTTTTGAGGGACGAGCTAAGTTTCCTAGATTCAAATTTAAACATCATAAGCAATCAATCCAATATCCCCAGAGTGTTACTGTTAACGGTGAACACCTAAAAATCCCTAAAATTGGTGAAATCAAAGCGGTATTTCACCGAGAAGTTACGGGAAAGATTAAAACCGTAACAATCTCAAAAACTCCAACTGATAAATACTTTGCTTCAATTCTGTGTGAAGTGGAAGGAACTGATATTAAACAGTCGGGAGATAAAATTATCGGTATTGATCTGGGGTTGAAAGATTTTGCAATTGTTCATGACGGAGATATCGCAACTAAATATATTAACCCCAAACATTTATATCGTCACCAAAAAAATCTAGCCCGAAAACAGAAAAAACTCTCTCGAAAAACCAAAGGAAGTAAATCGAGAGAGAGGTTTAGAAAGATTGTAGCTAAGGTTCATGAGAAAATCGCCAATTCCCGCCAAGATTTCTTGCATAAATTATCAAGAAAGTTGGTAGATNTTCTACTGATAAAGCTTTTATTCAAGATGATCAATATCTGTATGAATTAA
- a CDS encoding sunset domain-containing protein: MIVAIILLFIIECSPSEFPPVIQSIIKPGCKIKGNISLKTGNKLYYIPGMKDYKSTVIDRGKGERWFCTESEAIAKGWSKAPR; encoded by the coding sequence GTGATTGTCGCTATAATCTTACTTTTTATTATAGAATGTAGTCCGAGTGAATTTCCTCCTGTCATTCAATCTATTATCAAACCCGGATGTAAAATTAAAGGAAATATTTCCCTGAAGACAGGCAATAAATTATATTATATTCCAGGGATGAAAGATTATAAATCAACAGTTATTGATCGAGGAAAAGGAGAAAGGTGGTTTTGTACAGAGTCAGAAGCGATCGCAAAGGGTTGGAGTAAAGCACCAAGATAG
- a CDS encoding CsbD family protein: MSMKERLEATAKNIEGKTQEAIGEITGDPQDKAEGKAKQAEAKFQHSVENIKEKVNQASRDL; encoded by the coding sequence ATGAGTATGAAGGAAAGATTAGAAGCAACGGCTAAAAATATTGAAGGAAAGACACAGGAAGCCATCGGTGAAATTACAGGTGATCCTCAAGATAAAGCCGAAGGAAAAGCCAAACAAGCTGAAGCAAAATTTCAGCATTCTGTTGAAAATATTAAAGAAAAAGTGAATCAGGCTTCACGAGACCTTTGA
- a CDS encoding EAL domain-containing protein — protein sequence MQQEDALILNHDLMKIEQEFIHNPGRIQPHGLLLVLQEPDLKILQVSQNALKLFGVSFSTFLNRPLSHFLNKLQFFQIQDCLINNNFQSYNPIHLVFHIKNKKIICEGILHRNQDIVVLELELTQDQNVTFVNFYHLVRVSVCKIQSATNFQSLTQFLAEEIRKISGFDRVMVYQFDQANNGIVIAEDKRQDLESLLGLHYPHTDIPRFYRELYKQNWLRLLVDIDHEPVDIIPAINPVTQKPLDLSFSVLRSVSPCHLEYLRNMGVQATLCISLIKKDRLWGLIACHHYSPRYLSYGIRKACEFLGQVMAVELPYKEVSEDYLYYHEILKLVRKNLLNAPALETSFIQSLVQDKTNLLNLVKAQGAVIRFGEDLMLIGQTPSLTEVQQLITWLSQYCHQEVFYTDCLPALYPKAASYKDLISGILAISLSPNQSEYHLIWFRPEVIQMVNWAGNPQHSLEIENPGVLRLTPRQSFELWKETVKLKSLPWKSVEIETAQELRNSLMLAALESSEYQLRQSKELAQVTLQSIGDAVITTNNQGEIESLNPVAEELTGWSVIQAKNLPLHDVFKIFDGITHEFIENPVKTVLKEGCIFDFSDNVILRSKDGKERAIDNSAAPIRNRDGAIIGAVLVFRDVTQERELSQRLSWQACHDALTGLINRSEFEKRVKTTLQLMQESPNHHAICYLDLDQFKIVNDTCGHLAGDELLRQLSCLLQTQVSERDTLARLGGDEFGLLLNYYSFDEAQKKALDLCNLIRSFRFIWQEKVFSIGVSIGLVIIDEKTSDLATILSAADAACYAAKNQGRNRVHLYQADDQDLIQQRREIRWAAQIPQALEEDRFCLYHQPIVEVNTTSKQHKHGEILLRLRDTSGQLVSPMAFIPAAERYDLMKSIDRWVIRTVFSHLEKHHQSLNLTTNAGETEEFYAINLSGASLNDNEFIKFLYEQFKVYQVSPKMICFEITETLAIANLKKAVQLIQSLKLLGCSFALDDFGSGMSSFSYLKTLPIDYLKIDGGFVREILTDPVAREIVEAIHRIGHVMKIKTIAEFVENDAILTELKKIGIDYAQGYGIGKPQPFILPVIKTGRETDWNRH from the coding sequence ATGCAACAGGAAGACGCACTTATTCTGAATCATGATTTGATGAAGATAGAGCAAGAGTTCATTCATAATCCGGGTAGGATACAACCTCATGGTCTTTTGTTGGTGTTACAAGAACCAGATTTAAAAATTTTGCAAGTTAGCCAAAATGCGCTAAAACTCTTTGGTGTATCCTTTTCGACTTTTCTGAATCGACCCTTAAGCCATTTTTTAAACAAACTGCAATTTTTTCAAATTCAAGACTGTTTAATCAATAATAACTTCCAATCTTATAATCCGATTCACCTCGTTTTTCATATTAAAAATAAAAAGATTATTTGTGAAGGTATTTTGCACCGAAATCAGGATATTGTAGTTTTGGAACTAGAGCTAACTCAAGACCAAAATGTTACATTTGTCAATTTTTATCATTTAGTCAGAGTCTCGGTTTGTAAAATTCAAAGTGCCACAAATTTTCAAAGTCTAACTCAATTTTTAGCCGAGGAAATCCGAAAAATTAGTGGTTTTGATCGGGTTATGGTGTATCAATTCGATCAAGCAAATAATGGGATTGTGATTGCCGAAGATAAACGCCAAGATTTAGAAAGCTTGTTAGGACTCCATTACCCCCATACTGACATTCCTAGATTTTACAGAGAACTTTATAAGCAAAATTGGTTACGATTATTAGTAGATATTGATCATGAACCCGTTGATATTATTCCTGCAATTAATCCGGTGACACAAAAACCCCTAGATTTAAGTTTTTCGGTTCTACGTTCAGTCTCTCCTTGTCATTTAGAATATCTCAGAAATATGGGAGTACAAGCGACTCTGTGTATTTCTTTGATTAAAAAAGATCGGCTGTGGGGTTTAATTGCTTGTCACCATTATTCTCCCCGTTACTTGTCCTACGGTATCCGAAAAGCCTGTGAATTTCTGGGACAAGTGATGGCTGTAGAATTACCCTATAAAGAAGTCAGTGAAGATTACCTTTATTACCATGAAATTCTCAAATTAGTTCGGAAAAATTTACTCAACGCACCCGCACTAGAAACCTCTTTTATTCAAAGTTTAGTTCAAGACAAAACCAATTTGTTGAATCTTGTTAAAGCTCAAGGTGCTGTAATTCGATTTGGGGAAGATTTGATGTTAATTGGTCAAACCCCATCTTTAACAGAAGTTCAACAACTGATTACCTGGTTATCTCAATATTGCCATCAAGAGGTATTCTATACAGATTGTTTACCAGCACTTTATCCTAAAGCTGCATCTTATAAGGACTTAATTAGTGGAATTCTGGCTATTTCTCTATCTCCGAATCAAAGCGAATATCATTTAATTTGGTTTAGACCGGAAGTGATTCAAATGGTGAATTGGGCAGGAAATCCCCAACATTCCCTGGAAATTGAAAATCCAGGCGTGCTGCGATTAACCCCTCGACAATCTTTTGAACTTTGGAAAGAAACCGTTAAATTAAAATCCTTACCTTGGAAATCTGTTGAAATTGAAACCGCCCAAGAATTAAGAAACTCCTTGATGTTAGCCGCCTTAGAATCGAGTGAATATCAGTTAAGACAAAGTAAAGAATTAGCGCAAGTTACCTTACAATCTATTGGCGATGCGGTAATTACCACCAATAATCAAGGAGAAATTGAATCCCTCAATCCCGTTGCCGAAGAATTAACAGGTTGGTCAGTAATCCAAGCGAAAAATTTACCTTTACATGATGTCTTTAAAATTTTTGATGGCATCACCCATGAATTCATCGAAAATCCCGTTAAAACAGTATTAAAAGAAGGGTGTATTTTTGATTTTTCAGATAATGTCATTTTAAGGTCAAAAGATGGTAAAGAACGAGCCATTGATAATTCTGCCGCCCCGATTCGTAACCGAGATGGTGCAATTATTGGAGCCGTTTTAGTGTTTCGGGATGTCACCCAAGAACGAGAACTTTCCCAGCGATTATCTTGGCAAGCCTGCCATGATGCTTTAACCGGATTAATTAATCGTAGTGAATTTGAAAAGCGAGTTAAAACAACCTTGCAACTAATGCAAGAATCTCCCAATCATCACGCCATTTGTTATTTAGATTTAGATCAATTCAAAATTGTTAATGATACCTGTGGACATCTAGCGGGAGATGAACTGCTCCGGCAATTGAGTTGTTTGTTACAAACTCAAGTCAGCGAACGAGATACCCTGGCTCGTTTAGGCGGGGATGAATTTGGCTTGTTGTTGAATTACTATTCTTTCGATGAAGCCCAAAAGAAAGCTTTAGATTTGTGTAATTTAATCCGAAGTTTTCGCTTTATTTGGCAAGAAAAAGTATTTTCTATCGGAGTGAGTATTGGATTAGTCATTATTGATGAGAAAACCTCTGATTTAGCCACGATTTTGAGTGCGGCGGATGCGGCTTGTTATGCGGCAAAAAATCAAGGTCGTAACCGGGTTCACCTCTATCAAGCCGATGACCAAGACTTAATTCAACAACGCCGGGAAATTCGCTGGGCGGCTCAAATTCCTCAAGCCTTAGAAGAAGATCGTTTCTGTTTATATCACCAACCGATTGTTGAGGTGAATACCACTTCAAAACAGCATAAACATGGTGAAATTTTACTCCGTTTACGAGACACATCCGGTCAACTGGTTTCACCGATGGCATTTATTCCCGCCGCCGAACGATATGATTTAATGAAAAGCATTGACCGTTGGGTAATTCGTACTGTTTTTAGCCATTTAGAAAAACATCATCAGAGTTTGAATTTAACTACAAATGCCGGGGAAACTGAAGAATTTTATGCAATTAATTTATCGGGTGCAAGTTTGAATGATAATGAATTTATTAAGTTTCTCTATGAACAGTTTAAAGTTTATCAAGTTTCCCCCAAAATGATTTGTTTTGAAATTACAGAAACCTTAGCCATTGCTAACCTCAAAAAAGCGGTTCAACTGATTCAATCTCTCAAATTATTAGGCTGTTCCTTTGCCTTGGATGATTTTGGTAGTGGAATGTCTTCTTTTTCCTATTTAAAAACCCTACCCATTGATTACTTAAAAATTGATGGGGGTTTTGTTCGAGAAATTTTAACTGACCCCGTTGCTCGTGAAATTGTTGAAGCAATACATCGTATTGGTCATGTAATGAAAATTAAAACTATTGCAGAATTTGTAGAAAATGATGCTATTTTAACAGAACTTAAAAAAATTGGGATTGACTATGCTCAAGGGTATGGAATTGGGAAACCTCAGCCCTTTATTCTTCCTGTAATTAAAACTGGACGCGAGACAGACTGGAATAGACATTAA
- a CDS encoding ribbon-helix-helix protein, CopG family has protein sequence MSREKKIQFNVNEKEYERLKSYAESEGLSMAEVLRDYIKTLTPPKGGRTTSHD, from the coding sequence ATGTCAAGAGAGAAGAAAATTCAGTTTAACGTCAATGAGAAAGAATATGAACGGCTCAAAAGCTATGCTGAATCAGAAGGATTATCAATGGCTGAAGTTCTTAGGGACTACATTAAAACCCTCACGCCCCCTAAAGGGGGTCGCACTACATCCCACGACTGA
- a CDS encoding glycosyltransferase family protein, whose amino-acid sequence MTGLPPWELGNPMDYKQELITTIHDFGCDIDLLEARLTQLCETFPTAVLIPALYEELERPALTRIRDCLKECQFINTVVVCLYAKTLEQYTKAVQFFSILPQPTLVIWENSPRVTQLLEKLREKGLDLMSFKGKGRAVWIGLGVVSLQAEAIALHDADIITYDKSYPLKLLFPLLEKELGISFNKAYYARLGGEPRGFHGRVMRLFVTPLLVALMDLYGYNNYLRYLSAYRYPLSGEFALTNDIALNTRIPSNWGLEIGLLAEVYRNVAPQRIAQIDLGNFDHKHQIIGNSSQEGLRKMCADILRSILRTLIETERVVVTREQIHTLRIKFKREAQDFTRQYFVDARFNNLRYDRHQEEATVDVFEQVIAEAGEEFFQNPAASQIPDWTRALAAMPALREQLREATRRDMAEAKAILAANPDFIPLEDSNGFSKDPNPLSSMELEHRSTKPTQT is encoded by the coding sequence ATGACTGGCTTACCGCCTTGGGAGTTGGGTAACCCTATGGACTATAAACAAGAATTAATTACCACCATTCACGACTTCGGTTGTGATATTGACTTATTGGAAGCCCGACTCACCCAACTTTGTGAAACGTTTCCCACTGCTGTTTTGATTCCGGCTCTGTACGAAGAACTAGAACGCCCTGCTTTGACTCGAATTCGGGATTGTCTCAAAGAGTGCCAGTTCATCAATACCGTTGTGGTCTGTCTCTACGCCAAAACCCTAGAACAGTACACAAAAGCCGTTCAATTTTTTAGTATTTTACCCCAACCTACCCTAGTGATTTGGGAAAATAGCCCTAGAGTAACTCAACTGTTAGAAAAATTGAGGGAAAAAGGCTTAGACCTAATGAGCTTTAAAGGCAAAGGTCGAGCCGTTTGGATTGGTTTAGGTGTCGTCTCCTTACAAGCAGAAGCGATCGCTCTCCATGATGCCGATATTATTACTTACGATAAATCCTATCCTCTGAAACTGTTATTTCCCCTCCTGGAAAAAGAACTAGGGATTTCTTTTAATAAAGCTTATTATGCCCGTTTAGGGGGAGAACCTAGAGGCTTTCATGGTCGGGTGATGCGTCTATTTGTCACCCCATTACTGGTGGCATTAATGGATTTATATGGCTATAACAATTACTTACGATATCTCAGTGCCTATCGTTATCCCTTATCCGGGGAATTTGCCTTAACGAATGATATTGCCCTCAATACCCGAATTCCGAGCAACTGGGGCTTAGAAATTGGTTTATTAGCGGAAGTGTATCGCAATGTTGCCCCCCAAAGAATTGCTCAAATTGATTTGGGAAACTTTGATCATAAACATCAAATTATTGGTAACTCTTCCCAAGAAGGATTACGCAAAATGTGTGCCGATATTCTCCGGTCTATTTTGCGAACTTTAATTGAAACCGAGCGAGTCGTTGTCACCCGTGAACAAATCCACACCCTGCGGATTAAATTCAAACGGGAAGCTCAAGATTTTACCCGTCAATATTTCGTTGATGCGCGATTCAATAATTTACGTTATGACCGTCATCAAGAAGAAGCGACGGTAGATGTGTTTGAACAAGTGATCGCCGAAGCCGGGGAAGAATTCTTTCAAAATCCGGCCGCTTCTCAAATTCCAGACTGGACAAGGGCTTTAGCCGCTATGCCTGCTCTACGAGAACAATTGCGAGAAGCCACCCGTAGAGATATGGCTGAAGCCAAAGCCATTTTAGCCGCTAATCCTGATTTCATTCCCCTGGAGGATTCAAACGGCTTCTCAAAAGACCCTAACCCCTTAAGTTCGATGGAGTTAGAACACCGCTCAACTAAACCTACTCAAACTTAA
- a CDS encoding zinc ribbon domain-containing protein: MKLVERHVVTQSHSLWSEIDHYAFLSKNLFNLANYHYRQYFFLDHKKLSFNQLYHLVNIPHYRLIEMLTYKAKLKGIKVIITEESYTSQSSCLDRDELPKYGEKKPLFKGKRVARGLYRTGDNKLLNADVNGAFNIMRKVIPDVVDQGIKGLPFNPVVLDPLRMTSLSD; the protein is encoded by the coding sequence ATGAAGCTAGTTGAACGTCATGTTGTCACCCAATCACATTCATTGTGGTCAGAAATTGACCATTATGCTTTTTTGTCAAAAAATCTGTTCAATCTAGCCAACTACCATTATCGTCAATATTTCTTTCTTGACCACAAGAAATTAAGTTTTAATCAACTCTATCATCTTGTTAATATTCCTCATTATAGATTAATAGAAATGTTAACTTATAAAGCCAAATTAAAGGGAATAAAAGTCATCATAACCGAAGAATCCTATACATCACAATCTAGTTGTTTAGATAGAGATGAGTTGCCTAAATATGGCGAGAAAAAACCATTATTTAAAGGAAAAAGAGTAGCTAGAGGATTGTATAGAACTGGTGATAATAAATTATTAAATGCCGATGTTAATGGTGCATTTAATATTATGAGAAAAGTAATTCCTGATGTCGTTGACCAGGGAATAAAGGGTTTGCCGTTTAACCCTGTAGTGCTTGATCCACTACGAATGACTAGCCTTTCAGACTGA
- a CDS encoding helix-turn-helix domain-containing protein: protein MLDVLRVRIYPNQEQQAALAKNFGCCRMVWNYYLIYSKLLIYIARKLK, encoded by the coding sequence ATGTTAGATGTTCTCAGAGTAAGGATATACCCAAACCAAGAACAGCAAGCAGCTTTAGCGAAAAACTTTGGCTGTTGCCGTATGGTATGGAATTACTACTTAATTTACTCAAAGTTACTCATATACATAGCTAGAAAGCTAAAATGA
- a CDS encoding sensor histidine kinase: MVWDTDLKRTRNFNFRHLRWHLLLSYLTVMAAILFIFVLGVYLFFSYSFYQQLDEKLRTLAQSAAPSLSQVETQGNQYLNQMSVFPWRDLFNRNQQSLQWFNANRQLLAQRGQLVFRLSPQPGALTIRLSNNPFPVRTYTISVFTTSSNKKQILKGFIRASQSTESIKKSQKKLLFWLGSGGILALGFAGIGGLWLTQKALKPIEQSYKQLQQFTADASHELRSPLTAIKTSVDVMLTHLERIHPKDLKKLSTISNATIEMNHLVDDLLFLARTDVSASKLYHEWLPIKLHETLQEVIDLIEPSAKVKNIRLISEVSLNLLIYGNRTHLNRLFSNLLENAIQYTSAGGKITICLKKQNRFAVVSIKDTGIGIAQEHLPLIFDRFWRADKARSHRERGTGLGLSIAQAVTLQHGGKITVTSKLGVGSCFFVRLPRISSTVTGANFPKNSDLKSLS; the protein is encoded by the coding sequence ATGGTTTGGGATACCGACTTAAAAAGAACCCGTAATTTTAATTTTAGGCATTTACGTTGGCATTTATTGTTATCCTATTTAACAGTAATGGCAGCTATATTATTTATTTTTGTTCTAGGTGTTTATCTATTTTTTAGCTATAGTTTTTATCAACAATTAGATGAGAAACTCAGAACCTTAGCCCAATCTGCCGCCCCTTCTTTGAGTCAAGTAGAAACGCAGGGAAATCAATATTTGAATCAAATGTCTGTTTTTCCTTGGCGTGATTTATTTAATCGTAATCAACAAAGTTTACAATGGTTTAATGCCAATCGGCAATTATTAGCTCAAAGAGGACAATTAGTTTTTCGTCTTTCTCCTCAGCCGGGAGCCTTGACAATTCGCTTATCAAACAATCCATTTCCTGTTCGTACCTACACAATTTCAGTTTTTACCACTTCATCGAATAAAAAGCAGATTTTGAAAGGATTTATTCGGGCGAGTCAATCAACAGAATCGATTAAAAAGTCTCAAAAAAAATTATTATTCTGGTTAGGTTCAGGAGGAATACTGGCGTTAGGATTTGCCGGAATTGGAGGATTATGGTTAACACAAAAAGCATTAAAACCGATTGAGCAAAGCTATAAACAACTCCAACAATTTACCGCCGATGCTTCCCATGAGTTACGCAGTCCTTTAACAGCGATTAAAACCTCTGTGGATGTGATGTTAACTCATTTAGAACGCATTCATCCTAAAGATTTGAAAAAACTCTCTACAATTAGTAATGCCACGATTGAAATGAATCATCTTGTCGATGACTTATTATTTTTAGCAAGAACAGATGTTTCTGCTTCTAAACTCTATCATGAATGGCTTCCGATTAAACTCCATGAAACTTTACAAGAGGTCATTGACTTAATTGAACCTTCAGCTAAGGTTAAAAATATTCGATTAATTTCTGAAGTTTCTCTGAATCTATTAATTTATGGTAATCGTACTCACCTTAATCGTTTATTTTCTAATTTATTAGAAAATGCCATTCAATATACCTCAGCCGGAGGTAAAATTACCATCTGTTTAAAGAAACAAAATCGCTTTGCAGTGGTGAGTATCAAAGATACAGGAATTGGCATTGCTCAGGAGCATTTACCCTTGATTTTTGATCGATTTTGGCGGGCGGATAAAGCGCGTTCTCATCGGGAAAGAGGTACGGGGTTAGGACTGTCTATTGCTCAAGCGGTGACTCTCCAACATGGGGGTAAAATTACTGTCACCTCTAAACTAGGGGTCGGGAGTTGCTTTTTTGTCCGTTTACCTCGCATTTCTTCAACGGTAACTGGGGCTAATTTTCCCAAAAACTCTGACTTAAAATCCTTGAGTTAA
- a CDS encoding response regulator transcription factor — MKLLLVEDDERVTEALVEYFTDQHYLIDVAHDGQIGLQMAETFNYNLILLDVMLPKLDGISICKHLREKGYNTPILILTAKDTSTDKILGLDAGADDYVVKPFDLEVLSARIRALLRRGGQSLPPVLEWENLRLNPSSLEVTYRGQLLSLTPKEYRLLELFLRNGRRVFSRSAILDLLWSWEEIPTEATVKTHIKSLRSKLKAVGAPGDLIETVYGLGYRLKKNP; from the coding sequence ATGAAGTTATTGCTAGTTGAGGATGATGAACGAGTCACGGAAGCTCTGGTTGAATATTTCACAGATCAACATTACTTAATTGATGTGGCACATGATGGGCAAATTGGCTTACAAATGGCAGAGACTTTTAATTATAACTTAATTTTACTCGATGTGATGTTACCCAAACTAGATGGAATTAGTATTTGCAAACATTTACGAGAAAAAGGTTATAATACTCCGATATTAATTTTAACGGCTAAAGATACCAGTACCGATAAAATTTTGGGTTTAGATGCAGGTGCGGATGATTATGTTGTTAAACCTTTTGATTTAGAGGTTCTCTCAGCAAGAATTCGGGCGTTACTCCGTCGAGGAGGACAAAGTTTACCTCCGGTTTTAGAATGGGAAAATCTTCGTCTGAATCCCAGTTCTTTGGAAGTCACTTATCGAGGTCAACTCTTATCTTTAACCCCTAAAGAATATCGGTTACTTGAACTTTTTCTCAGGAATGGTCGTCGTGTATTTAGCCGCAGTGCAATTTTAGATTTACTTTGGTCATGGGAGGAGATTCCTACCGAAGCAACGGTTAAAACCCATATTAAAAGTTTACGATCTAAACTAAAAGCTGTTGGTGCTCCTGGTGATTTAATTGAAACGGTCTATGGTTTGGGATACCGACTTAAAAAGAACCCGTAA
- the ureE gene encoding urease accessory protein UreE, which produces MIIFTQSCPANENQFVKVYLALTAEQRTKTRQYIETIEGETYYIRLPRGIVLNAGDLLTSDTQDFWAKVIAKPEPIITVFANHSLDLLKATYHLGNRHVPLEITSDYLRFLPDPVLCSMLVQMGLTIKEEITPFYPERGAYGHDH; this is translated from the coding sequence ATGATCATTTTTACACAATCCTGTCCAGCAAATGAAAATCAATTCGTTAAAGTTTACCTCGCTTTAACCGCAGAACAACGCACGAAAACTCGCCAGTATATTGAAACAATAGAGGGTGAAACCTATTATATTCGTCTACCTAGAGGAATAGTTTTAAATGCTGGAGATTTATTAACCTCTGATACTCAAGATTTTTGGGCGAAAGTAATTGCTAAACCCGAACCCATTATCACCGTTTTTGCTAACCATTCCCTCGATTTATTAAAAGCCACTTATCATTTAGGAAATCGTCACGTTCCTTTAGAAATTACCTCAGACTATTTACGGTTTTTACCTGATCCTGTATTATGTTCAATGTTGGTGCAAATGGGATTAACAATTAAAGAAGAAATTACCCCTTTTTATCCTGAACGGGGGGCCTATGGACATGATCATTAA
- a CDS encoding urease accessory protein UreF: MILNLLQLSSPALPLGAYSYSEGLETLVETQIITDSQSLLQWLIQDLKFGAIRLESAIMVRAYRCVIQQEYNKLIYWNQWSTAAKETAELRQQSWQMGNTLIQLLVHLEGVKTTETLNLELPPLKNWVEQVGKPCNYAIAFGLGAAYWNLELKNALLGYLYSWATNLINAGVKLIPLGQTMGQTLLLQLHPEIEATTAAILKLKDEDLVSCNWGLALASMAHETQYTRLFRS; this comes from the coding sequence ATGATTTTAAATTTATTACAACTTTCAAGTCCGGCTTTACCTTTGGGTGCTTATAGCTATTCTGAAGGATTAGAAACTTTAGTTGAAACTCAAATTATTACGGATAGCCAGAGTTTATTACAGTGGTTAATTCAAGACTTAAAATTCGGGGCGATTCGCTTAGAATCTGCTATCATGGTTCGAGCTTATCGATGTGTGATTCAACAAGAATATAACAAATTGATCTATTGGAATCAATGGTCAACGGCGGCGAAAGAAACGGCTGAACTGCGACAACAAAGTTGGCAAATGGGGAATACCTTAATCCAGCTTCTGGTTCATTTAGAAGGAGTTAAAACAACAGAAACTCTGAATTTAGAATTACCTCCTTTGAAAAATTGGGTTGAACAAGTGGGAAAACCTTGTAATTATGCGATCGCGTTTGGACTGGGTGCAGCTTATTGGAATTTGGAGCTAAAAAATGCTTTACTCGGATATCTCTACAGTTGGGCGACTAATTTAATTAATGCTGGGGTCAAACTGATTCCTTTGGGTCAAACAATGGGTCAAACCTTACTATTACAATTACACCCAGAAATTGAAGCTACAACCGCAGCTATTTTAAAATTAAAAGACGAGGATTTAGTCAGTTGTAATTGGGGGTTAGCCTTAGCGAGTATGGCTCATGAAACCCAATATACTCGATTATTTAGAAGTTAA
- the ureG gene encoding urease accessory protein UreG encodes MSGLRVGIAGPVGSGKTALVDVLCKQMRTSYQLAVVTNDIYTQEDAQFLVHSQALESDRILGVETGGCPHTAIREDASLNLAAIEQLETQFQNLDLLFVESGGDNLAATFSPELVDITIYVIDVAAGDKIPRKGGPGITKSDLLVINKIDLAPFVGADLGIMERDAKKMRGNKPFVFTNLKTKQGVDAIIKFIQSHLIQ; translated from the coding sequence ATGTCTGGTTTGCGCGTTGGAATTGCTGGCCCTGTAGGTTCGGGGAAAACCGCCTTAGTTGATGTTTTATGTAAGCAAATGCGAACTTCCTATCAATTAGCGGTGGTGACTAATGATATTTATACTCAAGAAGATGCTCAATTTTTAGTTCATTCCCAAGCCTTAGAAAGCGATCGCATTTTAGGAGTAGAAACCGGAGGTTGTCCCCATACAGCAATTCGAGAAGATGCCTCATTAAATTTAGCAGCTATTGAACAATTAGAAACCCAATTTCAGAATTTAGATCTATTATTTGTTGAAAGTGGAGGCGATAATTTAGCCGCAACTTTTAGCCCGGAATTAGTCGATATTACCATTTATGTGATAGATGTCGCCGCCGGAGATAAAATTCCTCGAAAAGGGGGGCCAGGAATTACCAAATCAGATTTATTAGTAATTAATAAAATTGACTTAGCTCCCTTCGTGGGTGCAGACTTAGGGATTATGGAAAGAGATGCTAAAAAAATGCGAGGAAATAAACCCTTTGTATTTACTAATTTAAAAACAAAACAAGGAGTAGATGCTATAATTAAATTTATTCAATCCCATTTAATTCAGTAG